Below is a genomic region from Tepidiforma bonchosmolovskayae.
CGATGCCGTCAAGATCACCCTCGGGCCCAAGGGCCGCAACGTCGTCCTCGATAAGAAGTTCGGCGCACCCACCATCACCAACGACGGCGTCACCATCGCCAAGGACATCGAGCTCGAGGACCCCTTCGAGAACATCGGCGCCCAGCTGGCCAAGGAGATCGCCTCCAAGACCAACGACATCGCCGGTGACGGCACCACCACCGCCACCGTCCTCGGCCAGGCGATCGTCCAGGAAGGCCTGAAGAACGTCGCTGCCGGCGCCAACCCCATGGCCCTCAAGCGCGGCCTCGAAGCCGGCGCCGCCGCCCTCGTCGAAGCCATCAAGAAGAACAGCATCAAGGTCACCGAGCGCGCCCAGATGGCGCAGGTCGCCACCATCTCCGCCAACAACGACCCCGCCATCGGCGAACTCATCGGCGAGTGCATGGAGAAGGTCGGCAAGGACGGCGTCATCACCGTCGAAGAGTCCAAGTCGATCCAGACCGAAGTCGAGTACGTCGACGGCATGGCCTTCGACCGCGGCTACATCTCCCCCTACTTCGTCACCAACCCCGAGCGGATGGAAGCCGTCGTCGAAGACCCCTACATCCTGATCACCGACAAGAAGCTCTCCTCCGTCCAGGAGATCCTCCCCGTCCTCGAGCGCATCCTCCAGGTCACCAAGAACCTCGTCATCATCTGCGGTGACCTCGAAGGCGAAGCCCTCGCCACCCTCGCCGTCAACAAGCTCCGCGGCACCCTCAACGTCCTCGCCGTCAAGGCCCCCGGCTTCGGCGACCGCCAGAAGGATAACCTCGGCGACATCGCCGTCCTGACCGGCGGCCAGGTCATCTCCGAAGAGATCGGCCGCACCCTCGAAAGCGTCGACATCAGCGACCTCGGCCGCGCCCGCCGCGTCGTCTCCACCAAGGAGGAGACCACCATCATCGAGGGCAAGGGCAAGAAGAAGGACATCGACGCCCGCATTGCCCAGATCCGCGCCATCCTCGAGGAAGCCAAGAGCGACTGGGACCGCGAGAAGGCCCAGGAGCGCCTCGGCAAGCTCGCCGGCTCCGTCGCCGTCATCAAGGTCGGCGCCGCCACCGAAGTCGAGCTCAAGGAGAAGAAGCACCGCGTCGAGGACGCCCTCAGCGCCACCCGCGCCGCCGTCGAAGAAGGCATCGTGCCCGGCGGCGGTGTCGCCCTCCTCAACGCCGCTCCCGCCCTCGATAAGCTGAAGCTCGAAGGCGATGAGGCCACCGGCGTCCGCATCCTCCG
It encodes:
- the groL gene encoding chaperonin GroEL (60 kDa chaperone family; promotes refolding of misfolded polypeptides especially under stressful conditions; forms two stacked rings of heptamers to form a barrel-shaped 14mer; ends can be capped by GroES; misfolded proteins enter the barrel where they are refolded when GroES binds); the protein is MAKQLLFDEEARHSLKRGIDALADAVKITLGPKGRNVVLDKKFGAPTITNDGVTIAKDIELEDPFENIGAQLAKEIASKTNDIAGDGTTTATVLGQAIVQEGLKNVAAGANPMALKRGLEAGAAALVEAIKKNSIKVTERAQMAQVATISANNDPAIGELIGECMEKVGKDGVITVEESKSIQTEVEYVDGMAFDRGYISPYFVTNPERMEAVVEDPYILITDKKLSSVQEILPVLERILQVTKNLVIICGDLEGEALATLAVNKLRGTLNVLAVKAPGFGDRQKDNLGDIAVLTGGQVISEEIGRTLESVDISDLGRARRVVSTKEETTIIEGKGKKKDIDARIAQIRAILEEAKSDWDREKAQERLGKLAGSVAVIKVGAATEVELKEKKHRVEDALSATRAAVEEGIVPGGGVALLNAAPALDKLKLEGDEATGVRILRRALEEPLRRIAINAGKDGSVIVEEVKKLPKGHGYDAAKDEFGDMVARGIIDPAKVTRSAIENAVSIAAMVLTTNCLVTEKPEKEQNPTPPPMY